One genomic segment of Sparus aurata chromosome 24, fSpaAur1.1, whole genome shotgun sequence includes these proteins:
- the pln2 gene encoding cardiac phospholamban, with protein sequence MERVQHMTKSAIRRASQIEVNPQAKRNLQELFVNFTLILICLLLIYIIVLLSS encoded by the coding sequence ATGGAGCGCGTTCAGCACATGACCAAGTCGGCCATCCGCCGAGCGTCTCAGATCGAGGTGAACCCACAGGCCAAGAGGAACCTGCAGGAGCTCTTCGTCAACTTCACCCTCATCCTCATCTGTCTGCTCCTCATCTACATCATCGTCCTGCTGAGCAGCTGA